The following are from one region of the Mycolicibacterium helvum genome:
- a CDS encoding cysteine hydrolase family protein, with protein MTVAAIVTCCGHAPTPSAPPNTTAVHSALDAPHRPASPLDPRRTALLVMDMQQAVIGMAGQTAQATLMHTAAAEGASRRAGVSVIFVATAFAPGYPEVSPHNKTFAGIPGTGRMLEGSPESRLDAHIAPAGDEPVIVKHEVGAFSAPALQNLLRTKNIDTLVLAGIATSGVVTSTAEAAADLDYRLIVLADCVTDADPEVNRILLNKVLPIEADVIDSTQYAKVLSR; from the coding sequence GTGACGGTGGCGGCGATCGTGACGTGCTGCGGTCACGCTCCCACGCCGTCGGCACCGCCCAACACCACCGCGGTGCACAGCGCTCTCGACGCCCCGCACCGCCCAGCGTCACCCCTGGACCCGAGGCGCACCGCGCTGCTGGTGATGGACATGCAACAAGCCGTCATCGGTATGGCTGGCCAAACCGCCCAAGCAACGTTGATGCACACCGCCGCCGCCGAAGGCGCCAGCCGACGCGCCGGCGTCAGCGTCATCTTCGTCGCGACCGCCTTCGCCCCGGGTTATCCCGAAGTGTCGCCACACAACAAGACCTTCGCCGGCATCCCCGGTACCGGAAGAATGCTCGAGGGAAGTCCCGAATCCCGCCTGGACGCCCACATCGCTCCCGCCGGGGACGAACCCGTCATCGTCAAGCACGAAGTGGGCGCATTCAGCGCCCCAGCCCTTCAGAATCTGTTGCGTACCAAGAACATCGATACCTTGGTGTTAGCAGGCATAGCCACCAGCGGCGTCGTGACCTCGACAGCTGAAGCGGCCGCGGACCTCGACTATCGGCTAATCGTCCTGGCGGACTGCGTCACCGACGCCGACCCGGAGGTCAACCGAATTCTGCTGAACAAGGTGCTGCCCATCGAGGCCGACGTCATCGACTCCACCCAATACGCGAAGGTCTTGAGTCGATGA
- a CDS encoding MFS transporter, protein MTAEPNREDGDSVPDTDERRSMAVRVRRWVGPDDGFNRTLIAPLVSGAVLNPINSTIVSVALVPIGVALGEPPAATAWLISALYLATAVGQPVVGRLIDTFGPRRLFLPATALVGLAGVIGTVAPNLTVLIVARVILGFGTCAGYPAAMRLIHDEAGRTGKDSPAVVLTILAISTQTIAVIGPALGGLLIGLGGWRTTLAVNVPFAAVAFILGWRRLPKDEPRGQRGGVTDDLKLDVAGMVLFAGTLIALLLFLMSPHVSSWYLLVICSIAAAGFVARELRHHDPFIDIRVLGGNVPLMLTYGRTLLAYVVSYSFLYGITQWLQEGRGLTASQAGLVTLPVFATGIVISALTGRREQIRAKLVFAALGQVVACVLLLLLHPASPVWILVVVMLIFGIPQGLNSIALQNAVYRQATPDDIGACAGLLRTFGYLGAIIASAAQAGYYDQRADTVGMHRLATFLIVVSIAFLLINVLDRSLTRTTKPAADIPPQPEKGYRVTDHLDPLRTALLVMDYQSGFLDRLPTAPALLDNVEAAVLGVRTRGGHIAWVRMGFDDDEFDAIPPLSIMARAATPDRRAELHADAAATQIHRQLSPQPEDITVRKTRVGAFSTTDLDHRLRARSITTLILAGISTSGVVLSTVREAMDLDYEIIVLNDAAADHNPTVHDFLTDVVFPRHAAVIDVADLSGLFPAEPRPVAPGPGQN, encoded by the coding sequence ATGACAGCAGAACCCAACCGTGAGGACGGCGACTCCGTCCCCGACACCGACGAACGACGGTCGATGGCCGTTCGGGTTCGCCGGTGGGTGGGCCCCGATGATGGATTCAACCGCACGTTGATCGCGCCCTTGGTGTCTGGCGCGGTGTTGAACCCGATCAACTCCACCATCGTGTCCGTTGCGCTGGTGCCGATCGGGGTGGCCCTTGGTGAGCCGCCGGCGGCGACGGCGTGGTTGATCTCAGCCCTGTATCTGGCCACCGCGGTGGGTCAGCCGGTCGTCGGTCGTCTGATCGATACCTTCGGACCGCGACGTCTGTTCCTTCCAGCGACAGCCCTAGTCGGCCTTGCCGGTGTCATCGGCACCGTGGCACCAAACTTGACGGTGCTGATCGTGGCCCGAGTCATCCTTGGGTTCGGCACCTGCGCGGGTTACCCCGCCGCCATGCGATTGATCCACGACGAAGCGGGCCGTACGGGCAAAGACAGCCCCGCCGTAGTGCTGACCATCCTGGCAATCTCCACTCAGACCATCGCCGTGATCGGTCCCGCACTGGGCGGGCTGCTGATCGGACTGGGCGGCTGGCGCACAACCTTGGCCGTCAACGTCCCCTTCGCTGCGGTGGCCTTCATCCTCGGGTGGCGACGCTTGCCCAAAGACGAACCTCGTGGCCAGCGTGGCGGCGTCACTGACGATCTCAAACTCGACGTCGCTGGCATGGTCTTGTTCGCCGGCACGCTGATCGCACTGCTGCTCTTCTTGATGAGCCCACACGTCAGCTCCTGGTATCTGCTTGTCATCTGCAGCATCGCCGCAGCCGGTTTCGTGGCCCGCGAACTCCGCCACCACGACCCTTTCATCGACATACGGGTACTGGGCGGCAACGTGCCGCTCATGCTCACCTACGGCCGAACACTGCTGGCCTATGTCGTGTCCTACAGCTTTCTCTATGGCATCACCCAATGGCTGCAGGAGGGACGCGGCCTGACCGCCAGCCAGGCGGGCCTGGTGACGCTGCCCGTGTTCGCCACCGGCATCGTCATCTCCGCCCTCACCGGACGCCGCGAGCAGATCCGCGCCAAACTCGTCTTCGCTGCCCTCGGGCAGGTCGTCGCGTGTGTGCTGCTTCTGCTGCTGCACCCCGCCAGCCCAGTGTGGATACTCGTCGTGGTCATGCTGATCTTCGGCATCCCGCAGGGTTTGAACAGCATCGCGCTGCAGAATGCCGTCTACCGACAGGCCACTCCCGACGACATCGGGGCCTGCGCCGGCCTGCTACGAACCTTTGGCTATCTCGGAGCCATCATCGCCTCCGCCGCCCAAGCCGGCTACTACGACCAACGCGCCGACACCGTCGGAATGCACCGCCTTGCAACGTTTCTCATCGTTGTCAGCATCGCGTTCCTCCTGATCAACGTGCTCGACCGCTCGCTGACGCGCACCACCAAGCCGGCTGCCGACATCCCACCACAACCAGAGAAGGGTTACCGCGTGACCGACCACCTCGATCCGCTTCGCACCGCGCTGCTCGTCATGGACTACCAGAGCGGCTTCCTCGACCGCCTCCCCACCGCCCCCGCCTTGCTCGACAACGTCGAGGCCGCCGTCCTCGGCGTCCGCACGCGTGGCGGGCACATCGCCTGGGTCCGAATGGGATTCGACGACGACGAGTTCGATGCGATTCCACCCCTGAGCATCATGGCGCGCGCCGCAACGCCGGATCGCCGCGCCGAGCTGCACGCCGACGCCGCGGCCACGCAGATTCACCGGCAGCTCAGCCCACAGCCAGAAGACATCACCGTCCGGAAAACCCGCGTTGGAGCCTTCAGCACCACCGACCTCGACCATCGACTCAGAGCCCGCTCGATCACCACGCTCATCTTGGCTGGCATCAGCACCAGCGGCGTCGTGCTGAGTACGGTGCGCGAGGCGATGGACCTCGACTACGAGATCATCGTTCTCAACGATGCCGCCGCAGACCACAACCCGACCGTCCACGACTTCCTCACCGACGTCGTCTTTCCCCGGCACGCCGCCGTCATCGACGTCGCCGACCTGAGCGGCCTGTTTCCAGCAGAGCCACGGCCAGTCGCCCCTGGCCCCGGACAGAACTGA
- a CDS encoding MarR family winged helix-turn-helix transcriptional regulator yields MTRRPDPNEIGALLYRNIALIASRVKRLQAPGQLSLPERAALSRLDRGGPTSAAELARVEQISPQAMRVTLGALESQGLVQRQPDPQDGRRIVMSLTPSGVKLVRHKRDARTRLFAQVLTEEFTDAELRILARAAPLIARLGDRL; encoded by the coding sequence ATGACGCGGCGTCCCGACCCGAATGAGATAGGTGCGCTGTTGTATCGGAACATTGCCCTGATCGCGAGCCGGGTAAAGCGGCTCCAGGCTCCTGGTCAGCTCAGCTTGCCCGAACGCGCTGCGCTCTCACGTCTGGATCGGGGCGGCCCAACCTCGGCGGCCGAGCTGGCACGTGTCGAGCAGATCAGTCCGCAGGCGATGAGGGTCACACTCGGCGCTCTGGAATCGCAGGGCCTGGTGCAGCGTCAACCTGATCCGCAAGACGGTCGGCGCATCGTCATGTCACTGACGCCCTCCGGTGTGAAGCTGGTGCGGCACAAGCGGGACGCGCGAACGCGGCTGTTTGCGCAGGTTCTCACCGAGGAGTTCACCGACGCCGAGTTACGCATCCTCGCGCGGGCAGCACCGCTCATCGCTCGTCTGGGAGACCGACTCTGA
- a CDS encoding acyl-CoA dehydrogenase family protein, giving the protein MDFNLNKEQELLRDGLSKFLATRYDLEKSRTAAKLGLGWQPDIWRGLADELGILGAAFPESVGGIGGGPVEIMVIAEELGRALAIEPFIDTVVVAGGLLQRSGHPAAATLLERIAEGSAIVAVASTEPDAADHSVSTKAVHDGSEWVLTGEKIVVTSAPLATHLLITARTSGEPKDRQGVSLFLTEFDPAAPPAGVEAHSYRTIDDRRAADLTISQLRLPADALLAEEVAPSLAQARDEGAAAVCAEAVGAMRKVLSDTVEYCKQRQQFGQPIGHFQVLQHRMVDMYMEVEQAVAAVYLAVLNLDAEPHARARAVSAAKATIGRAARFLGQNAVQLHGGMGMTEELAIGHYFKRLTALQYEFGSTDEHRARYAKLTRP; this is encoded by the coding sequence ATGGACTTCAACCTGAACAAAGAACAAGAGCTGCTGCGCGACGGCCTGAGCAAGTTTCTGGCCACCCGCTACGACCTCGAGAAGAGTCGCACCGCGGCCAAGCTCGGGTTGGGCTGGCAGCCCGATATCTGGCGCGGCCTTGCCGACGAGCTGGGCATCCTCGGGGCGGCCTTCCCGGAGTCTGTCGGCGGAATCGGTGGGGGCCCCGTCGAAATCATGGTGATCGCCGAAGAGCTCGGGCGTGCGCTGGCGATCGAGCCCTTCATCGACACGGTCGTGGTCGCCGGCGGCCTGCTGCAGCGATCCGGCCACCCAGCCGCCGCGACGCTGCTGGAACGGATCGCAGAAGGCAGCGCCATCGTCGCCGTGGCAAGCACCGAGCCCGACGCCGCCGACCACTCGGTGTCGACGAAGGCGGTCCACGACGGCTCGGAGTGGGTGCTCACCGGCGAGAAGATCGTCGTCACCAGCGCACCGCTAGCCACCCATCTGCTGATCACCGCACGCACATCGGGTGAACCCAAGGACCGCCAGGGGGTTTCGCTGTTCCTCACCGAGTTCGACCCGGCCGCACCACCGGCAGGCGTGGAGGCTCACAGCTACCGCACCATCGATGATCGGCGTGCCGCCGACCTGACGATCAGCCAACTGCGCCTTCCCGCCGACGCACTGCTCGCCGAGGAGGTGGCGCCGTCGCTGGCGCAGGCCCGTGACGAAGGCGCGGCCGCGGTGTGCGCGGAGGCGGTCGGCGCGATGCGAAAGGTGCTGTCTGACACCGTCGAATACTGCAAACAGCGACAGCAATTCGGTCAGCCGATTGGGCACTTCCAGGTTCTGCAGCATCGCATGGTCGACATGTACATGGAGGTCGAGCAGGCCGTCGCCGCAGTCTATCTCGCGGTGCTGAACCTCGACGCCGAGCCGCACGCCCGGGCCCGCGCGGTCTCAGCGGCCAAGGCGACCATCGGGCGAGCTGCCCGATTCCTTGGCCAGAACGCCGTCCAGTTACACGGCGGCATGGGCATGACCGAGGAACTGGCGATCGGCCACTACTTCAAGCGGCTCACCGCGCTGCAGTACGAGTTCGGTTCCACCGATGAGCACCGCGCGCGGTACGCGAAACTGACTCGCCCCTAG
- a CDS encoding acyl-CoA dehydrogenase family protein, whose protein sequence is MDLSWSAKDLEFRDEVRAFLDEKLTPDLRQAGRLMTSVYADHEASMAWQAILHDRGWAAPAWPVEHGGCDWTLTQHYIFSRESTLAGAPSLSPMGIRMVAHAIIAYGTTEQKDYFLPRILTGEVFFCQGYSEPEAGSDLAALTMAASDDGDDLICTGSKIWTTHAGEANWIFALVRTSRSAKKQQGITFVLIDMSTPGIEIRPLVMTSGEKVQNQIFFDAVRVPKSNVIGKIDDGWTVAKYLLEFERGGGAAAPALQAMAGAIATEATEQPGPAGGALIDDPAFAAKLADIRIRAEVLEILEYRVLTTVAEGRNPGAASSMLKILSTELSQAITELAMEAAGPRGRAYQPHATRPGGPVSDFEPPADGYVSGQPWQAVAALRYFNDRAGSIYAGSNEIQRNILAKATLGL, encoded by the coding sequence ATGGACCTGTCGTGGTCGGCGAAAGATCTCGAGTTCCGTGACGAGGTGCGGGCGTTCCTGGACGAGAAACTCACCCCCGATCTGCGGCAAGCGGGCCGGCTGATGACCAGCGTGTACGCCGACCACGAGGCCAGCATGGCGTGGCAGGCAATCCTGCACGACCGCGGCTGGGCCGCCCCCGCCTGGCCAGTCGAGCACGGTGGCTGTGACTGGACACTGACCCAGCACTACATCTTCAGCCGCGAATCGACGCTGGCCGGGGCGCCGTCGTTGTCGCCGATGGGCATCCGGATGGTCGCCCACGCGATCATCGCCTACGGCACCACTGAACAGAAGGATTACTTCCTGCCGCGCATCCTGACCGGTGAAGTGTTCTTCTGCCAGGGTTACTCCGAACCGGAGGCGGGCTCGGACCTGGCCGCGCTGACGATGGCGGCGAGCGACGACGGTGACGACCTGATCTGCACCGGCAGCAAGATCTGGACCACCCACGCAGGAGAGGCCAACTGGATCTTCGCGCTGGTGCGTACGTCACGCTCGGCCAAGAAACAGCAGGGCATCACGTTCGTGCTCATCGACATGAGCACACCGGGTATCGAGATCCGGCCCCTGGTAATGACCTCCGGCGAGAAAGTGCAGAATCAGATCTTCTTCGACGCCGTGCGGGTACCCAAGTCGAATGTGATCGGCAAGATCGACGACGGCTGGACGGTGGCCAAATACTTGCTGGAGTTCGAACGAGGCGGCGGCGCAGCCGCACCCGCGCTGCAGGCCATGGCCGGCGCGATCGCCACCGAGGCGACCGAACAACCGGGCCCGGCCGGCGGCGCGCTGATCGACGATCCGGCGTTCGCAGCAAAACTCGCCGACATCCGCATCCGAGCAGAAGTGCTCGAGATCCTCGAATACCGCGTCCTGACAACAGTTGCCGAGGGCCGCAATCCCGGTGCCGCGTCGTCGATGCTGAAGATCCTGTCCACCGAACTCTCGCAGGCCATCACCGAACTCGCCATGGAGGCCGCCGGCCCGCGCGGGCGGGCGTATCAGCCGCACGCCACCCGGCCCGGCGGCCCAGTCTCGGACTTCGAACCCCCGGCGGACGGCTACGTCAGCGGTCAGCCATGGCAGGCGGTGGCGGCGCTGCGCTACTTCAACGACCGGGCCGGCTCGATCTACGCCGGCAGCAACGAGATTCAGCGCAACATCCTGGCCAAGGCGACATTGGGGCTGTAA
- a CDS encoding nucleoside/nucleotide kinase family protein encodes MTINDSRDSCLDLVVDDVTTLLDRAPGRVVVGITGPPGAGKSTMALAMVASFGGAAYLPMDGFHLSNAALDRLGCRDRKGAIDTFDAAGYLATLVRVAGEFGRRDVYVPAFDRRLDEPIAAGHIVPAASRLVITEGNYLGVPDGDWAAVRPLLNRLYYVDCSPQVRRERLVVRHIDGGRTSEEAQAWVNEVDELNARLIATTRQFCDRVVDRC; translated from the coding sequence TTGACCATCAATGACTCGCGCGACAGTTGTCTTGACCTTGTGGTCGACGACGTCACCACATTGCTCGACCGCGCCCCCGGCCGGGTGGTCGTCGGCATCACCGGGCCGCCCGGGGCGGGCAAGTCGACGATGGCGCTGGCGATGGTGGCGTCCTTCGGCGGCGCGGCGTATCTACCGATGGACGGCTTCCACTTGTCCAACGCCGCACTGGACCGGCTGGGTTGCCGCGATCGCAAAGGTGCGATCGACACTTTCGACGCCGCGGGCTACCTGGCCACCCTCGTGCGGGTGGCGGGGGAGTTCGGCCGCCGCGATGTGTACGTGCCAGCTTTCGACCGGCGCCTGGATGAACCGATCGCCGCCGGCCATATCGTGCCTGCCGCCAGTCGGCTGGTGATCACCGAGGGCAATTACTTGGGTGTGCCCGACGGCGACTGGGCCGCGGTGCGTCCGCTGCTGAACCGACTGTACTACGTCGACTGCTCCCCGCAGGTACGGCGGGAACGGTTGGTAGTGCGGCACATTGACGGGGGACGGACGTCGGAGGAGGCGCAAGCCTGGGTCAACGAGGTCGACGAGCTGAACGCGCGGCTGATCGCCACGACCAGACAGTTCTGCGATCGGGTGGTCGACCGCTGCTGA
- a CDS encoding CstA-like transporter-associated (seleno)protein encodes MGDSHYRRYVEHRARTHPGEPVLTEAQYWRLRHHDADTNPTARCC; translated from the coding sequence ATGGGTGATTCCCACTACCGCCGCTACGTCGAACACCGGGCACGCACTCACCCCGGTGAGCCGGTGCTCACCGAGGCGCAGTACTGGCGCCTGCGCCACCACGACGCCGACACCAACCCGACCGCGCGCTGCTGTTAG
- a CDS encoding carbon starvation CstA family protein: protein MASPTAAPSEYIEETRGDVTYIRTEKDLPPVAVVDHSPITTRHKLIFGAVAVLGAVAWAVIAFFRGETVNAVWFVIAAICTYVIGYRFYARLIEMKLVRPHDEHATPAEIFENGTDYMPTDRRVLFGHHFAAIAGAGPLVGPVLAMQMGYLPGTIWIIIGAVFAGCVQDFLVLSISTRRRGRSLGQMARDELGAIGGVAAIVAVLVIMVILLAVLALVVVGALAESPWGVFSIAMTIPIAIFMGLYLRFLRPGRVSEVSLIGVVLLLLAVASGGWVAGTDWGTDWFTLSKVTLSWCIIAYGLAASVLPVWLLLAPRDYLSTFMKVGTIALLAVGILLARPIMAAPAISKFAESGAGPVFAGSLFPFLFITIACGALSGFHSLISSGTTPKLLEKESQMRLIGYGGMLTESFVAIMALITAAILNQHLYFAINAPSAQTGATAETAAKYVNSLGLSGAPITGAEITEAATSVGEETIVSRTGGAPTLAFGMSEVLHQVFGGASLKAFWYHFAIMFEALFILTTVDAGTRVARFMLSDALANLGGPLKRLRNPSWRVGAWICSLVVVAGWGSILLMGVTDPLGGINTLFPLFGIANQLLAAIALTVVTVVVIKKGLLKWAWIPGIPLLWDLVVTLTASWQKIFSGDPKLGYWTQHFQYRAATEAGKTTFGSAKNADQLHAVIRNTFIQGTLSIVFAVLVIIVVLAGVIMALRAIRGGGRELSEDTPVPSKIFGPSSLITTSAEKEVQKQWDALPAPHAKSVGTSAH from the coding sequence GTGGCTTCACCGACCGCCGCGCCGTCGGAGTACATCGAGGAGACCAGGGGCGACGTCACCTACATCCGTACCGAGAAGGATCTGCCGCCGGTCGCCGTCGTCGACCACTCGCCGATCACGACCCGGCACAAACTGATCTTCGGCGCGGTCGCCGTCCTCGGGGCGGTCGCATGGGCGGTGATCGCCTTCTTCCGTGGCGAGACCGTCAACGCCGTCTGGTTCGTCATCGCCGCGATCTGCACATACGTCATCGGCTACCGGTTCTACGCCCGGCTTATCGAGATGAAGCTGGTCCGTCCCCACGACGAGCACGCCACGCCGGCGGAGATTTTCGAGAACGGCACCGACTACATGCCCACCGACCGGCGAGTGTTGTTCGGTCACCACTTCGCCGCCATCGCCGGGGCCGGCCCGCTGGTCGGGCCGGTGCTGGCGATGCAGATGGGCTACCTGCCCGGCACGATCTGGATCATCATCGGCGCGGTCTTCGCCGGCTGCGTCCAGGACTTCCTGGTGCTGTCGATCTCCACCCGCAGACGCGGTCGCTCGCTGGGGCAGATGGCCCGCGACGAACTCGGCGCGATCGGCGGTGTCGCGGCCATCGTGGCCGTGCTGGTCATCATGGTCATCCTGCTGGCGGTGCTGGCCCTGGTCGTGGTGGGTGCGCTGGCCGAAAGCCCGTGGGGTGTGTTCTCCATCGCGATGACGATCCCGATCGCGATCTTCATGGGCCTGTATCTGCGGTTCCTGCGGCCTGGCCGGGTCTCCGAGGTCTCGCTGATCGGTGTCGTCCTGCTACTTCTTGCTGTGGCCAGCGGCGGCTGGGTCGCCGGAACCGATTGGGGCACAGACTGGTTCACGCTGTCCAAGGTCACCCTGTCGTGGTGCATCATCGCCTACGGGCTGGCCGCCTCGGTGCTGCCGGTGTGGTTGTTGTTGGCGCCACGCGACTATCTGTCGACGTTCATGAAGGTCGGCACCATCGCGCTGCTGGCGGTGGGCATCCTGCTCGCCCGGCCGATCATGGCGGCCCCGGCAATCTCGAAGTTCGCCGAGAGCGGTGCGGGCCCGGTGTTCGCCGGCTCGCTGTTTCCGTTCCTGTTCATCACCATCGCCTGCGGCGCACTGTCGGGCTTCCACTCCCTGATCTCGTCGGGCACCACACCCAAGCTGCTGGAGAAGGAAAGCCAGATGCGGCTGATCGGCTACGGCGGCATGCTCACCGAGTCGTTCGTCGCGATCATGGCACTGATCACCGCGGCGATCCTCAACCAGCATTTGTACTTCGCGATCAACGCGCCGTCAGCCCAGACCGGCGCCACCGCCGAGACGGCTGCCAAATATGTCAACAGCCTCGGCCTGTCCGGCGCTCCGATCACCGGGGCCGAGATCACCGAGGCCGCCACGAGTGTGGGTGAGGAGACGATCGTCTCCCGCACCGGCGGGGCGCCGACGTTGGCGTTCGGCATGTCCGAAGTCCTGCATCAGGTGTTCGGCGGTGCCTCACTGAAGGCGTTCTGGTACCACTTCGCGATCATGTTCGAGGCACTGTTCATCCTGACCACCGTCGACGCCGGCACCCGGGTCGCCCGATTCATGCTCTCTGACGCCCTGGCCAACCTCGGTGGTCCGCTCAAGCGGCTGCGCAATCCGAGCTGGCGGGTTGGGGCCTGGATCTGCAGCCTGGTCGTGGTCGCCGGCTGGGGTTCGATCCTGCTGATGGGGGTCACCGATCCGCTCGGCGGCATCAACACGCTCTTCCCGCTGTTCGGCATCGCCAACCAGCTGCTGGCCGCGATCGCGCTGACCGTGGTGACCGTCGTGGTGATCAAGAAGGGACTGCTGAAATGGGCGTGGATTCCTGGGATCCCGCTGCTGTGGGACCTGGTGGTCACCCTCACCGCGTCGTGGCAGAAGATCTTCTCCGGCGATCCCAAGCTCGGCTACTGGACGCAGCACTTCCAGTACCGCGCCGCCACGGAAGCCGGAAAGACCACCTTCGGCTCGGCCAAGAATGCCGACCAGCTGCACGCCGTCATCCGCAACACCTTCATTCAGGGCACGTTGTCGATCGTGTTCGCCGTCTTGGTGATCATCGTCGTCCTCGCCGGTGTGATCATGGCGCTGCGGGCGATCCGCGGCGGCGGCCGTGAGCTCAGCGAGGACACGCCGGTGCCGTCGAAGATCTTCGGCCCGTCCAGCCTGATCACCACCTCCGCAGAGAAGGAGGTGCAGAAACAATGGGACGCGCTACCCGCGCCGCACGCCAAATCCGTTGGTACATCGGCGCATTGA
- a CDS encoding ATP-binding protein: MPPWRLREYHDEDLDQAIQVWDQSRVPGTGEPVFTVAEVMAAARSGQPAVVAEVGDEVVGMAVARTQGERAWILLVALGSRWRHRGIGSALLGDLERRLRSQGVRRICAVLPEGAAGTAAMENSGYTRREGLVYFEMLEHLGLDQANLLDELGGQLLPPGLLGEMAGMELEKQIIERRIVDPLAHPEVAERYGVQPPKAVILFGPPGTGKTSFAKAISSRLGWPFVELFPSRLAATGNGGLAASLREAFAELAELDELVLFIDEVEEIATARSGASTAELGVTNELLKLIPAFRQKDSRLLVCATNAVHSLDSAFLRPGRFDYVIPVGPPDQPARRAVWQRYLGKACVYVDIDRLVEASALFTPADIEFAARKGSQAAFEREVRHGRGEPATTEDYLNAIGEIRPTLTADMLAEFERGKGEFARV, translated from the coding sequence ATGCCGCCCTGGCGACTGCGTGAATACCACGACGAGGACCTGGACCAGGCCATCCAAGTGTGGGACCAGAGCCGGGTGCCGGGGACGGGCGAGCCCGTCTTCACCGTCGCCGAAGTGATGGCGGCCGCGCGCTCCGGCCAGCCGGCGGTGGTGGCCGAGGTCGGCGATGAGGTCGTCGGCATGGCGGTGGCCCGGACTCAGGGCGAACGCGCCTGGATCCTGTTGGTGGCCCTGGGTTCGCGCTGGCGGCATCGCGGTATCGGTAGTGCCCTGCTCGGCGACCTGGAACGGCGGCTGCGTTCGCAGGGGGTTCGCCGGATCTGCGCGGTGTTGCCCGAAGGGGCTGCCGGCACGGCGGCAATGGAGAACTCGGGCTACACCCGCCGGGAAGGACTCGTCTACTTCGAGATGCTGGAGCATCTCGGACTCGACCAGGCCAACCTGCTCGATGAACTCGGCGGCCAACTGCTGCCGCCCGGCCTGCTCGGCGAGATGGCCGGCATGGAACTGGAGAAGCAGATCATCGAACGCCGCATCGTGGACCCGCTGGCGCATCCCGAGGTGGCCGAACGCTACGGCGTGCAGCCGCCCAAGGCGGTCATCCTGTTCGGGCCGCCGGGCACCGGCAAGACCAGCTTCGCCAAGGCGATCTCGTCACGGCTCGGCTGGCCGTTCGTGGAGTTGTTCCCGTCGCGGCTGGCGGCCACCGGCAACGGCGGCCTGGCGGCGTCGCTGCGCGAAGCTTTCGCCGAGCTCGCCGAGCTCGACGAGCTGGTGCTGTTCATCGACGAGGTGGAGGAGATCGCCACGGCCCGGTCCGGGGCCTCTACTGCCGAGCTCGGCGTCACCAACGAGCTGCTGAAACTCATTCCGGCGTTCCGGCAGAAGGACAGTCGGCTCCTGGTGTGTGCCACCAACGCCGTGCACTCACTGGACTCGGCGTTCCTGCGGCCCGGTCGGTTCGACTATGTGATCCCGGTCGGCCCGCCGGATCAGCCGGCCCGCCGGGCGGTGTGGCAGCGCTACCTCGGCAAGGCCTGCGTGTACGTCGACATCGACCGGCTGGTTGAGGCCTCGGCGTTGTTCACGCCGGCTGATATCGAGTTCGCGGCCCGCAAAGGATCCCAGGCCGCGTTCGAGCGGGAGGTGCGTCATGGCCGCGGCGAGCCGGCCACCACCGAGGATTACCTCAACGCGATCGGCGAGATCAGGCCGACGCTGACCGCCGACATGCTCGCCGAATTCGAGCGTGGCAAAGGCGAATTCGCGCGGGTCTGA